TTGAGCAAATAAATGATGCATACAttgtattttcctttttaaatgcagaactttttattttatatattctgattggattttttttatctgTTTCTCTTCTAAAGGCAGCTTCTTCTGCATTACTGACATGAAAGGAGtgatttgaaagaaagaaagaaagaaaggaaacttTTATTTTAGTCATACTGGTATATTTTTTCATATCTCCCTCCTAAAACACCCACTTCTTCTGCACTGGTCACGGGAAACGATCAACATTATCATCCCGGTTTTCGTTCCTAGCTGAGATGCTACAGTGGACCAGTGTAATGCAGCTGCTGTGGGACTCTTATAAATCACTTGTCAGTTTATAACCCAGCCATCAGCGCCGCAAACACAAGGAGCAGCTAAACGACACaatgggcagctttgaaaagaaaacataggccttcctttgtgaccttgccGGGTGCTTGTCgggaaatgctgagcatcttcaagGACAACagttggagttgtgggtgctcagtcaATTCCAGGAGGTTGTCTGCACCCTGAACAATCATGCCCATGGGCACCTTCCATTGTGAAGCAGATGTACTAGGGAATACCAAGCCTCTATACTTCTGCACTCTCTCCTTCTTAGCCCAGCTCAGACTGCGTGTTCGATGAGCCTCAGGCACTTGGCAATTGAGTCTCTCAATGCCTCCTTGACCTTCTGGTTCCTGAGGCTGAATATGAGTGGGTTGAGCATAGGGGTCACTGCAGTGGTCATCAGAGCGGCGACCTTGTTGAGGTTCATGGAGCTGGCTTGCGAGGGCCTGACGTAGATGAAGATGGAGGTGCCGTAGCCGATGGTGACCACGGTGAAatgagaggcacaggtggagaaAGCTTTCTGCCTGCCCTTGGCAGATGGGATCCGGATGATGGTACAGATAATATACATATAGGAGATGATGGTCAGCAGCAGGGACCCTAGCAACACAGGCAGCGAGATGATGAAATCAATGAATTCCACCAGCTGGATGTCAGCACAGGCGAGGTGCAACAAGGGGGCactgtcacagaagaaatggttgatGATGTTGGGGCCACAGTAGGGCAGTCCAATTTTGATCACGGTAGGAACCAAGATAGAGAAGAATCCCCCCATCCATGACCCCACCACCAGCCAGACGCAGACCTTTCCATTCATGATGATGCTGTAGCTCAGTGGGTAACACATGGCCACGTAACGGTCATAGGACATCATGGCCAACAGGACATACTCGGAGATTCCCAGCAAGAAATAGAAGTAGGATTGAGCCAGGCACCCATAAAAGGAGATGGTCTTCCTCTCTGATAGGAAGTTCTCCAGCATTTTTGGGACCACGGTCATAGTCATGAGGATTTCAATGAGGGACAGGTtgcagaggaagaaatacatgggtgACTGCAGACGGTAGTCAGTGCATATTAAGGCGATGATGATGAAGTTCCCAATCATTGCCACCACAAGGATGATGAAGAAAAGCATGAAAAGGACAATCTCCACCTCGCGGGGGCTGGGGAAACCTATCAGAATGAATTCAGTCACACATGTCCCATTCCTTCCTTCCATACCTGTTACGACCCTTACCTAGACAGAGAACAATAAAATAATGAAACCAACACATTTTCAAATGTTATTGAGAACTTTACTCAGAATTGCAGAGGGAAACATGAGGTTTAATTAATAGATAACAGTAAATAATAATGGAGAAAATACAGGAgaggatggagaaaaaaatgATGAAGAACAAGAACATAAAGAATGTGAAGAGCCTCTAAAACAAGATTGGATCATTGGGATTGATACATGAATCACTGgatgaggttctttggcctgtgttatgcaggaggccagattAGGTGATCCATAATGGTCCCATTTGTCTTTGAAATCTATGAAACTATCAAAAAGATGACGACAACAATGAAAATAGAGAAGCAGAAGTTAATGATGATGCAAAATAACTAAATCACAAAAGTGGAACGaggcatattttattttatttttctcccaAGCACATGATGATCTGATCTGAACACGTAGGCTGATATTTTCAAAGCAGGCTAAAATTAATTGGAATTGGccatctaaatctgctatgcacTTTGACAATCTGTTTATTTGTCCATCATCTTTAATAATATTTCAGGATTTGCTCTTCCCTGCATCACGCTTTGTGGCAACAGCATTCCCtataccagtggttttcaaactgcaggtcattacccagtactgggtcatggcatgtcaggcactgggtcgcGGTGGCTCTGGCCAGCACCACCAACCGGGCCATTATAAGTCCCGTTGatggtgctgcccggctaaggtaggctagtccctacctgttctgacaccatgctgcaccccagaagcgtCCAGCAGCAGGtccctaggcaggggggccacaggcctccgcgtgctgcccctgccccgagcactggctccgcactcccaacggccagttcccagccactgggagctgggtgaggTGATCCCTACTGGTGAGAGCTGCATGGACCCGTTTgtacacctccacctaggagccaaacctgctgctggcctcttCCAGGGCGCAGTGCagtccatggtgccaggacagtCAGGAagctgcctctgcaccccagctgtgccgctgaccaggagccaccaaaggtaagcctgcaccccaatctcctgccccagccctgagagcaCCAATCCCCTGCTCCCaaaccttcctgcaccccagactcctcagcccatcccagagccttcaccgccagcccagagccctgaccccctcccgcaccccaaccctctgccccagccctgagccccttccacaccccaaacccctcatccccagctccgttgggtcgtgggcatcaactattttcttcaactgggtcaccagaaaaaaggTTTGAAAACCTCTGCCCTATATCATACCTACCCCATACCTACCTACCCCAAAAAATCAATCCGTAAAAAACAATCACTGAAAAATTCATCCAAAGCAAAAGAACTATAAAAAgacctgaaacaaacaaaacaaagagaaaaataagtAGTTTTTATAACCCCAAATGGAGAAGAGTCAGAAGCTTAAACACATTTCTATGGGCAATCTATTTTATGTCAAAGATGCTGAGATAGGTGTTGGGAAGCAGGATAAAGTGAGAAGAGAAGCAAAGAGAAGAGACAATTTTACATCTGTACACAGAGAATATAAAGTAGTTGCCAGAGATTAATATAAGTAACAACAGAATTTGGATTTGGTACCATTTTACACCCAGTTTGCATTCATCATGCAacagacctcatctggaatactgtgtgcagttctggtctcccatgtttaagaaggatgaattcaaagtggaacaggttcagagatgggctactaggatgatccaaggaatggaaaacctgtcttataaaaggagactgaaagagcttggcttgtttagcctaaccaaaagaaggttgaggggggatatgattgctctttataaatatatcagagggattaatattagggagggagaggaattatttaagcttagtaccaatgtggacacaagaacaaatggatataaactggacactaggaagtttagacttgaaattagacgaaggtttctaaccattagaggagtgaagttctggaacagccttccaaggggagtagtgggggcaaaagacagatctggctttaagactaagcttgataaatttatggaggggatggtatgatgggatagcctaattttggcaattaatttggcaattgatctttgattatcagcaggtaagtatgcccagtggtctgtgataggatgttagatgggttgggatctgagttactacagagaattctttcctgggtgctggctggtgagtcttgcccacatgctcagggtttagctgatcgccatatttggggtttggaaggaattttcctccagggcagattggcagaggccctggaggtttttcgccttcctctgcagcatggggcacaggtcacttgctggaggattctctgcagcttgaggtcttcaaactgcaatttggggacttcgataactcagacataggttaggggtttgttatagaagtggatgggtgggattctgtggcctgcattgtgcaggaggtcagactagatgatcataatggtcccttctgaccttaaagtctatgagtctaattcTTAATGCATGGTGCAAGGCATGAGAAAAAAAGATCTATTGATGGCATTTGTTGAATGGCATGTTTGTGTATTAGGCATTATTTTACACTACTTAATAAAACAGTGGTCTACAGAATCTGACAGGAGTGGCTCTTCTAGTCTTTCAAATGAGAAAAGTGAAATATCCATGTTTCTTAGAATTTTCAGATCTACAAGGCTTAGAAAGGGTTTTGCTCTATGTTTTGTGAAGCATCATGTAGGTTTGTGGtgtgaaataaaagaaaataaataacacTGGGGCTCATATTTCTCTGTGGTGTAATTCCTCATTCAACAGGGCTCTCACTCAGCCTGGTGTGAAtgaagcctattgaagtcaagggaaaAAGGCAACTTAAGTGAAAATCCAACCCACCCCAGTAACACCACTATCTAAAGAGCTCCCTCATTCTCTGAGTCTTCAGCTGCATCTCCAAATGGAGCTGATGAGAGTGTTCAAAGTTGCCTTGCtcacaaataaaataaagatcGTGTTGTTTTATTCTCCAGGTACAAGATGAAAAAACTAAAACCAACGATCCACAAACCAAGGGAGATTCTCTCCAATTAATGCATTATTGCCACTAATGAACATTTTGCCAGTGAAACTCTATCCTCAGCAGCCCTGGCGCCTTCACATCCAGCCCTCTGTGACCCCTCTGCAGTCCTGCTGCCTGCTATAGTTCTATAAGTTAGAAGCTGGCCATGTCAATGAAACTTGCTTGGCAATGCAGGAGCCAGAAGATGATCCGTCTCTCATCAGTGCATTGATTCAGGAGGATGACCAGAATGAAAAGTTGCACAAGCTTGGCACTGTCCCTTCAGTTAACAAATCTGAGTCAGATgagcatggagggagggggagtggtGCAAAGGAGGAAGTTGTTGGTTTAGCCAGGGAATGCAATAGGATTCCTAGTGTAGTATTACAATGCAACAGCCAGGTACAACTCCTGGGTTTACAGCTCTCTTTACAAGGTGAAATTTCCTGGGCAACATGCCAGACTCAGGCTCCCATTCTCCATGTATTGCACCTTGTGTTCTCATTTACAGCAGAGCAAAATGTGTGCAAAATGCTACAAAAGCAGAATGTTAGCGAGAGTCTGGGCTTTCTATTCCCGGCTCTACCATGGGCCTGCTGTGTGGCCTTGTGACAGTTCCTTCCCATCtctgtacctctctgtctcctctcAACCTTTCTCTGTCATTTCTATTTAGTCTGGAAGATTTTTGGTGGGGACTAGCTTTCTCTATATGTCTGTGCAGTGCCGAG
This region of Mauremys reevesii isolate NIE-2019 unplaced genomic scaffold, ASM1616193v1 Contig24, whole genome shotgun sequence genomic DNA includes:
- the LOC120393579 gene encoding olfactory receptor 6M1-like produces the protein MEGRNGTCVTEFILIGFPSPREVEIVLFMLFFIILVVAMIGNFIIIALICTDYRLQSPMYFFLCNLSLIEILMTMTVVPKMLENFLSERKTISFYGCLAQSYFYFLLGISEYVLLAMMSYDRYVAMCYPLSYSIIMNGKVCVWLVVGSWMGGFFSILVPTVIKIGLPYCGPNIINHFFCDSAPLLHLACADIQLVEFIDFIISLPVLLGSLLLTIISYMYIICTIIRIPSAKGRQKAFSTCASHFTVVTIGYGTSIFIYVRPSQASSMNLNKVAALMTTAVTPMLNPLIFSLRNQKVKEALRDSIAKCLRLIEHAV